From the genome of Psychroserpens ponticola, one region includes:
- the menD gene encoding 2-succinyl-5-enolpyruvyl-6-hydroxy-3-cyclohexene-1-carboxylate synthase, translating into MVYSKIPLAQTVVQLCKLKNIKHIVISPGSRNAPLTIGFTNDDYFSCYSIVDERCAAFFALGMAQQTKETVAVVCTSGSALLNYYPAIAEAFYSDIPLVVLSADRPKHLINIGDGQTINQKNVFENHILYAANLKLDLKDESNLPKKDELPIFKNLENKLERILGLQQGIQSFNETEINTALNLAKLKKGPVHINIPFDEPLYGLTETLTVKPKIDLLERIVSKIDESELDDCVDEWFVAKRKLILVGVLEPNSIEQKLLEELADDDGVLVFTETTSNLHHPNFFPSIDKMIAPLSEAEIKTLQPDILVTFGGMIVSKKIKAFLRTHKPKQHWHIDEKRANDTFFCLTKHLEVTPNQFFSEFLSKITHVAKSPYFDSWTLVKKHRRKKHMEYMKEIPFSDFKVFNDLLKAIPNKTILQLGNSSAIRYTQLFKLNSSLEVFCNRGTSGIDGSTSTAIGCAVAANKQTTFITGDLSFFYDSNALWNNYIPNTFRIIVINNQGGGIFRILPGHKNTDNFDHYFETTHQLTAKHLCKMYDFEYSKASNEAELTICLNEFYKSSNSPKLLEVFTPRTENDNILLDYFNYIK; encoded by the coding sequence ATGGTTTACTCAAAAATTCCTTTGGCACAAACTGTTGTTCAGTTATGCAAACTCAAAAATATTAAGCATATTGTTATTTCTCCTGGAAGCAGAAATGCACCTTTAACGATTGGCTTTACTAATGATGATTATTTTTCATGTTATAGCATTGTAGATGAGCGCTGTGCTGCTTTTTTTGCATTAGGAATGGCGCAACAAACTAAAGAAACAGTTGCTGTAGTTTGTACTTCTGGAAGTGCTTTGCTCAATTATTATCCTGCAATTGCTGAAGCATTTTATAGCGATATTCCTTTAGTTGTATTGTCTGCAGATCGACCAAAACACTTGATTAATATTGGTGATGGACAAACAATTAATCAGAAAAATGTTTTTGAAAATCATATTTTATATGCTGCGAATTTAAAGTTAGATCTTAAAGACGAAAGTAACCTACCTAAAAAAGACGAATTACCTATTTTCAAAAATTTAGAAAACAAATTAGAACGTATATTAGGTTTGCAACAAGGCATTCAATCGTTTAATGAAACTGAAATTAATACAGCTTTGAATTTAGCCAAGCTAAAAAAAGGACCAGTTCATATTAATATTCCTTTTGACGAGCCTCTTTATGGACTTACTGAGACCTTAACAGTGAAACCAAAAATTGATTTATTAGAGCGTATTGTTTCTAAAATTGATGAATCTGAATTAGATGATTGTGTTGATGAATGGTTTGTAGCTAAACGGAAACTAATTTTAGTTGGTGTTTTAGAACCCAATTCAATTGAACAAAAACTATTAGAAGAACTCGCAGATGATGATGGCGTTTTGGTCTTTACAGAAACAACGTCTAATTTACATCATCCTAATTTTTTTCCGAGTATCGATAAAATGATTGCGCCTTTATCTGAAGCGGAAATAAAAACACTTCAACCAGATATTTTAGTCACATTTGGAGGCATGATTGTGTCTAAAAAAATTAAAGCTTTTTTACGAACTCATAAACCAAAACAGCATTGGCATATTGATGAGAAGAGAGCCAATGACACATTTTTCTGTCTAACAAAACATCTTGAAGTTACTCCAAATCAATTTTTTTCTGAGTTTTTGTCAAAAATAACTCATGTAGCAAAAAGCCCATATTTTGATAGTTGGACTTTAGTTAAAAAGCACAGACGTAAAAAACATATGGAATACATGAAAGAGATTCCATTTTCAGATTTTAAAGTGTTTAACGACTTACTTAAAGCGATTCCTAATAAAACCATACTTCAGCTTGGTAATAGTTCTGCCATACGATACACTCAACTATTCAAATTAAATTCGTCATTAGAAGTATTTTGTAATCGAGGAACTAGTGGCATAGATGGCAGTACATCTACAGCAATTGGTTGTGCAGTTGCTGCAAATAAACAAACTACGTTTATTACAGGAGACTTAAGTTTCTTTTATGATAGCAATGCATTATGGAATAATTACATTCCGAATACCTTCAGAATAATAGTCATTAATAATCAAGGAGGCGGTATTTTCAGGATTTTGCCTGGACATAAAAACACAGATAATTTTGATCACTATTTTGAAACAACACATCAATTAACAGCAAAGCATTTATGCAAAATGTACGATTTTGAATACAGCAAAGCTTCTAATGAAGCAGAGTTAACAATTTGCCTTAATGAATTCTATAAATCTTCAAATTCGCCAAAACTACTTGAAGTGTTTACACCTAGAACTGAAAATGATAATATTCTTTTAGACTATTTCAATTATATTAAATAA
- a CDS encoding chorismate-binding protein — translation MFLEDFFSHIKNQYTNNLPFVAYRKPNDSRVKAMLQNTDALYSTQGFEDKGFVFAPFEDSSQTVLIPLEHSETKCCDFNSLLLNNSSQNQIKTDETDKRTHVNLVQKGIESIGMKHLQKVVLSRCEAIPFSENQFLSAFKKLLQNYPNAFVYCWYHPKVGLWLGATPETLIHMSGNRFKTMALAGTQSYKDSLEVTWNTKEKDEQQFVTDYIESCLKPYVNHLSVTEAKTVKAGHILHLQSNVSGVLNASLHTILKKLHPTPAVCGLPVNEAKAFILENESYNREYYTGFLGELNVMETTSRNTNRRNVENNAYHSVKTVTNLFVNLRCMQIKNNQALIYVGGGITKDSIPEHEWDETVSKAETMKQVLMS, via the coding sequence ATGTTTCTAGAAGATTTCTTTTCACATATTAAAAATCAGTACACTAATAATTTACCTTTTGTAGCCTATAGAAAACCTAACGATTCAAGAGTTAAAGCTATGCTTCAGAATACTGATGCCTTATACTCAACTCAAGGTTTTGAGGACAAAGGGTTTGTATTTGCACCTTTTGAGGATTCAAGTCAAACGGTTTTAATTCCTTTAGAACATTCTGAAACTAAATGCTGTGATTTTAATAGTTTATTATTGAATAATTCATCACAAAATCAAATAAAAACTGATGAGACAGACAAACGCACACATGTCAATTTAGTACAAAAAGGAATCGAATCTATAGGAATGAAGCACTTGCAAAAAGTTGTGCTATCAAGATGTGAAGCTATTCCTTTTTCTGAAAATCAATTCCTTTCAGCTTTTAAAAAATTACTACAAAACTATCCAAATGCCTTTGTGTATTGTTGGTATCATCCAAAAGTTGGATTATGGTTGGGTGCAACTCCTGAAACATTAATTCACATGTCAGGAAATCGTTTTAAAACAATGGCTTTAGCAGGAACACAATCTTATAAGGATTCTTTAGAGGTGACTTGGAATACGAAAGAAAAAGATGAGCAACAATTTGTTACAGATTATATAGAATCTTGCTTAAAACCTTATGTGAATCATTTGTCTGTTACCGAAGCTAAAACTGTAAAAGCTGGTCATATTTTGCATTTGCAATCTAATGTTAGTGGAGTTTTGAATGCTAGTTTACACACCATTTTAAAAAAATTGCATCCAACTCCTGCGGTTTGTGGATTACCAGTAAACGAAGCCAAAGCGTTTATTCTAGAGAATGAATCTTATAATCGTGAATATTATACAGGATTTTTAGGTGAGTTAAATGTAATGGAAACAACCTCTAGAAACACAAACAGGCGAAATGTTGAGAATAATGCTTACCATTCTGTTAAAACAGTGACTAACTTATTCGTCAACCTACGTTGCATGCAAATTAAAAATAATCAAGCGCTTATTTATGTTGGAGGCGGAATTACTAAAGATTCTATTCCAGAACATGAATGGGATGAAACCGTTTCAAAAGCCGAAACCATGAAGCAGGTTTTGATGTCTTAA
- a CDS encoding PaaI family thioesterase, producing the protein MQLSKEDILAQAKLVSKNTLMETLSIEMIDYGEDFLVARMPVTPRVHQPDGVLHGGATAALAESVGSFAAHIFIDIEQFFVRGIEITANHLKSVKEGFIYAKATFIHKGRTTQLLDIRITDEHDNLVSVCKLTTIALPKQK; encoded by the coding sequence ATGCAATTATCTAAAGAAGATATATTGGCCCAAGCCAAATTGGTAAGTAAAAATACTTTAATGGAAACACTTTCTATTGAAATGATAGATTATGGTGAAGATTTCTTGGTCGCTCGTATGCCAGTCACACCAAGAGTTCATCAGCCAGATGGTGTTTTACATGGAGGAGCTACAGCTGCTTTAGCTGAAAGCGTTGGTAGTTTTGCTGCTCATATTTTTATAGATATAGAACAATTTTTTGTTCGTGGAATTGAAATTACTGCGAATCATTTAAAAAGTGTAAAAGAGGGTTTTATTTATGCTAAAGCAACATTTATTCACAAAGGAAGAACAACACAATTGTTAGATATTAGGATAACAGATGAACATGATAATTTGGTGTCTGTTTGTAAATTAACGACCATTGCACTCCCAAAACAGAAATAA
- a CDS encoding alpha/beta hydrolase — protein sequence MNSTEKEIYYSINNSYSTLNELTKNTKNVWFVCHGMGYLSRYFIQYFKGLDPDDNYIIAPQAQSKYYQAPKFRHVGASWLTKENTFVETENVMTYFDAIFEKESIPKDKKLIVFGYSQGVSVAMRYLVKRKLQCSQLVLHSGGIPKELVPHDFEFLNTKTTLIYGTQDEYLNDERIAYETERATSLFGNNLNILPFDGKHVVNLELINKLV from the coding sequence ATGAATTCTACTGAAAAAGAAATTTATTACAGCATTAACAACAGTTATTCTACGTTAAATGAACTCACCAAAAACACAAAAAATGTATGGTTTGTTTGTCATGGTATGGGGTATTTGAGTCGTTATTTTATTCAGTATTTTAAAGGACTTGATCCAGATGATAATTATATAATAGCACCTCAAGCACAAAGTAAATATTACCAAGCTCCAAAATTTAGACATGTTGGTGCAAGTTGGTTAACAAAGGAAAATACGTTTGTAGAAACGGAAAATGTCATGACCTATTTTGATGCTATATTTGAAAAGGAGTCCATTCCTAAAGATAAAAAATTGATTGTATTTGGCTATTCTCAAGGTGTAAGTGTGGCCATGCGATATCTTGTGAAACGGAAATTACAATGTAGCCAACTTGTATTGCATTCTGGAGGTATTCCTAAAGAATTAGTGCCTCATGATTTTGAATTTTTAAACACTAAAACGACACTTATTTATGGTACTCAAGATGAATATTTAAATGATGAACGTATTGCTTATGAAACTGAAAGAGCGACATCATTATTTGGCAATAATTTGAATATTCTACCGTTTGATGGCAAACATGTTGTTAATCTAGAATTGATAAATAAATTGGTTTAA
- a CDS encoding GNAT family N-acetyltransferase has protein sequence MNMPTLENERVRLSPLSLDNYHHLITIAQEDKLIYYSPSDITTSEKLRNYVEVALEGIQNKTVMPFIIYDKVKQQYAGSSRFGLINWKNKVLHIGWTWIGHEFQGTGLNKHMKDVMLSYAFETLEFEKVEFRIDERNQKSRKAVEKLGASLEGILIKDTLMNDGFRRSTCCYGILKDEWPAIKTSIFKTV, from the coding sequence ATGAATATGCCAACCTTAGAAAACGAACGCGTTAGATTATCACCTTTATCACTTGATAATTACCACCATTTGATTACAATTGCTCAAGAAGATAAATTGATTTATTATTCACCAAGTGATATTACAACTTCAGAAAAACTTAGAAACTATGTCGAAGTTGCACTTGAAGGCATTCAGAATAAAACTGTCATGCCATTTATAATTTATGACAAAGTAAAACAACAATATGCAGGAAGTTCTAGGTTTGGTTTAATAAATTGGAAAAATAAAGTTTTGCATATTGGATGGACTTGGATTGGTCATGAGTTTCAAGGTACAGGATTAAACAAACACATGAAAGATGTAATGCTTAGTTATGCTTTTGAAACTCTTGAATTTGAAAAGGTAGAATTTAGAATAGATGAACGCAACCAAAAATCAAGAAAAGCTGTTGAAAAATTGGGTGCTTCATTAGAAGGCATCTTAATAAAAGACACCTTAATGAATGATGGATTTAGACGTAGTACCTGTTGTTATGGAATTTTAAAAGACGAATGGCCAGCAATTAAAACTTCTATTTTTAAAACAGTTTAG
- a CDS encoding YtxH domain-containing protein: MIHKGAIVLGVLIGAAAGVLLAPEKGSATRSQLKKEGKDIKNQLSSDLIEVKDDLSKVASSGKETLKQEIKDMASKTSYKTEQAITFLEKQLAILKEKNKTLQQTS; the protein is encoded by the coding sequence ATGATTCATAAAGGAGCAATTGTACTAGGAGTATTAATTGGAGCAGCAGCTGGAGTTTTACTAGCGCCAGAAAAAGGAAGTGCGACTAGAAGTCAACTAAAGAAAGAAGGGAAGGACATAAAAAACCAGTTGTCGAGTGATTTGATAGAAGTTAAAGACGATTTATCAAAAGTAGCTAGTTCTGGTAAAGAAACTCTAAAACAAGAAATTAAAGATATGGCCTCTAAAACAAGTTATAAAACGGAACAAGCCATTACATTTTTAGAAAAGCAGTTAGCTATTTTAAAAGAAAAAAATAAAACACTTCAGCAAACAAGCTAA